A region from the Gossypium hirsutum isolate 1008001.06 chromosome A08, Gossypium_hirsutum_v2.1, whole genome shotgun sequence genome encodes:
- the LOC107962786 gene encoding SNF1-related protein kinase regulatory subunit beta-1 — MGNANGREDGANGGIENLYLRSNGGEPIVPGAGPSASAVVVKVPSSDSMANSPPQSPSRSRSPLLFAPQVPVAPLPRGDGHSFFSQIWRHDSPGVVDSATEKGIPVIITWNFGGHDVAVEGSWDNWRSRKKLLRSGKDHSILLVLPSGIYHYKFIVDGEWRYMPDLPFVANELGHICNLLDVHDYVPENLDSVTEFVAPGSPNSSYGQALPTEEDFAKEPVIVPSQLHQTVLGTDNQDGASSSKPQHVVLNHLFIEKGWASHSVVALGLTHRFESKYVTVVLYKPLKR; from the exons ATGGGAAATGCAAATGGAAGAGAAGACGGAGCCAATGGTGGTATCGAAAATCTTTACTTAAGATCCAACGGTGGGGAGCCCATCGTTCCTGGAGCCGGCCCCTCGGCCTCTGCAGTAGTTGTTAAAGTGCCGTCGTCTGATTCAATGGCGAATAGTCCGCCGCAGAGCCCTAGCCGGTCTCGATCCCCTCTTTTGTTCGCGCCTCAG GTTCCTGTAGCTCCCTTACCAAGGGGTGATGGCCATTCCTTTTTCAGCCAAATTTGGCGGCATGATTCACCTGGGGTTGTTGATAGTGCAACTGAGAAAGGTATTCCTGTCATCATTACATGGAATTTTGGTGGTCATGATGTGGCTGTGGAAGGTTCTTGGGACAACTGGAGATCAAG GAAGAAACTGCTGAGATCTGGTAAGGACCACTCAATTCTTTTGGTCCTTCCATCTGGCATATACCATTACAAGTTTATTGTTGATGGCGAATGGAGATATATGCCTGATCTACCTTTTGTAGCTAATGAATTGGGCCATATTTGTAATCTTCTTGATGTTCAT GACTATGTACCTGAAAATCTGGATAGTGTAACTGAGTTTGTGGCTCCAGGATCTCCAAATTCCAGTTATGGTCAGGCATTGCCAACGGAGGAAGATTTTGCAAAGGAGCCTGTTATAGTTCCGTCCCAGCTGCATCAAACTGTCCTCGGTACAGATAATCAAGATGGAGCATCATCCTCAAAGCCTCAACATGTTGTACTTAACCACCTTTTCATTGAGAAAGGATGGGCATCGCATTCTGTTGTTGCCCTGGGATTGACCCATAGGTTTGAGTCCAAATACGTGACTGTTGTACTCTATAAGCCACTCAAAAGGTAA